A part of Solenopsis invicta isolate M01_SB chromosome 2, UNIL_Sinv_3.0, whole genome shotgun sequence genomic DNA contains:
- the LOC105194258 gene encoding phospholipase B1, membrane-associated isoform X2 produces the protein MKVEIICLLLVIADIRPGKCDVFTDFLRSLLQEGRDKIDQMGISYPARYGGVRKQPIIPDNVSFPCDVHFGRSSSIPNNVHRLRPGDIDVIGGLGDSLVAGSGAMEEFAVGTFIEARGVSWCAGGQGDWRQFFTLPNILKVFNPKLTGYSTGTGEFISTAARLNVAFPVAATEDALQQARILVQRIKSDPKINVKKHWKLITILFGANDICSAQCYDPQFFSPSRYILHLQRTLDFLRIALPRTLVNLVPAIDTITPRTSPWCCSHLLNYLMHPMQILIVLHRSTPIWSRMTVSISVRKDTHSALIFCGTICWNRSEIRQKRDCPKYWRRYSAPRRTRPTFSRTLTRNFSG, from the exons GACAAGATTGACCAAATGGGAATTTCATATCCCGCACGGTACGGCGGCGTGAGAAAACAACCGATAATTCCCGACAACGTCTCGTTTCCTTGCGACGTGCATTTTGGCAG ATCTTCATCGATACCAAATAATGTCCATCGATTGAGACCGGGTGACATCGATGTGATCGGTGGTCTCGGCGATTCCTTAGTCGCCGGAAGTGGCGCGATGGAGGAATTCGCAGTAGGGACCTTCATCGAGGCGCGCGGAGTCAGTTGGTGCGCCGGAGGACAAGGGGATTGGAGGCAATTCTTCACGCTTCCCAACATTTTAAAG GTATTTAATCCGAAATTGACTGGTTATTCTACCGGAACGGGGGAATTCATTTCAACGGCGGCGAGACTGAACGTCGCCTTTCCGGTCGCTGCTACGGAGGATGCGTTGCAGCAAGCGAGGATCTTGGTGCAGAGAATTAAAAGTGACCCGAAGATAAATGTGAAGAAACATTGGAAG CTCATTACGATCCTATTTGGAGCTAACGACATATGTTCGGCGCAATGTTACGATCCACAATTTTTCTCGCCGTCGCGTTACATCCTGCATTTACAAAGGACGCTCGATTTCTTAAGGATCGCACTACCTCGCACGCTAGTCAATCTGGTTCCGGCCATAg ATACGATAACTCCGCGGACTTCACCGTGGTGCTGCAgccatttattaaattatttaatgcacCCAATGCAGATCCTAATCGTGCTCCACCGATCGACTCCAATCTGGTCACGTATGACTGTTTCCATTTCAGTCAGAAAGGACACGCACTCG gcGCTAATCTTTTGTGGAACAATATGCTGGAACCGGTCGGAAATAAGACAGAAAAGGGATTGCCCAAAATATTGGAGAAGGTACTCTGCCCCACGGAGAACGCGCCCTACATTTTCACGAACGTTAACTCGAAATTTTTCCGGATGA
- the LOC105194258 gene encoding phospholipase B1, membrane-associated isoform X1: MKVEIICLLLVIADIRPGKCDVFTDFLRSLLQEGRDKIDQMGISYPARYGGVRKQPIIPDNVSFPCDVHFGRSSSIPNNVHRLRPGDIDVIGGLGDSLVAGSGAMEEFAVGTFIEARGVSWCAGGQGDWRQFFTLPNILKVFNPKLTGYSTGTGEFISTAARLNVAFPVAATEDALQQARILVQRIKSDPKINVKKHWKLITILFGANDICSAQCYDPQFFSPSRYILHLQRTLDFLRIALPRTLVNLVPAIDVTVSVRVTRSTMCNILHPLYCSCMHKGSQPDIAASKMSQLYQQAAETLVYSGRYDNSADFTVVLQPFIKLFNAPNADPNRAPPIDSNLVTYDCFHFSQKGHALGANLLWNNMLEPVGNKTEKGLPKILEKVLCPTENAPYIFTNVNSKFFRMTGRQDGIVPRQHNSILSSD; encoded by the exons GACAAGATTGACCAAATGGGAATTTCATATCCCGCACGGTACGGCGGCGTGAGAAAACAACCGATAATTCCCGACAACGTCTCGTTTCCTTGCGACGTGCATTTTGGCAG ATCTTCATCGATACCAAATAATGTCCATCGATTGAGACCGGGTGACATCGATGTGATCGGTGGTCTCGGCGATTCCTTAGTCGCCGGAAGTGGCGCGATGGAGGAATTCGCAGTAGGGACCTTCATCGAGGCGCGCGGAGTCAGTTGGTGCGCCGGAGGACAAGGGGATTGGAGGCAATTCTTCACGCTTCCCAACATTTTAAAG GTATTTAATCCGAAATTGACTGGTTATTCTACCGGAACGGGGGAATTCATTTCAACGGCGGCGAGACTGAACGTCGCCTTTCCGGTCGCTGCTACGGAGGATGCGTTGCAGCAAGCGAGGATCTTGGTGCAGAGAATTAAAAGTGACCCGAAGATAAATGTGAAGAAACATTGGAAG CTCATTACGATCCTATTTGGAGCTAACGACATATGTTCGGCGCAATGTTACGATCCACAATTTTTCTCGCCGTCGCGTTACATCCTGCATTTACAAAGGACGCTCGATTTCTTAAGGATCGCACTACCTCGCACGCTAGTCAATCTGGTTCCGGCCATAg atgTCACAGTCTCGGTTAGAGTAACGCGAAGTACTATGTGCAATATATTGCATCCCCTTTATTGCTCCTGTATGCACAAGGGTAGTCAACCGGATATCGCAGCGTCGAAAATGTCCCAACTCTATCAGCAGGCCGCGGAAACTTTAGTGTACTCAGGAAG ATACGATAACTCCGCGGACTTCACCGTGGTGCTGCAgccatttattaaattatttaatgcacCCAATGCAGATCCTAATCGTGCTCCACCGATCGACTCCAATCTGGTCACGTATGACTGTTTCCATTTCAGTCAGAAAGGACACGCACTCG gcGCTAATCTTTTGTGGAACAATATGCTGGAACCGGTCGGAAATAAGACAGAAAAGGGATTGCCCAAAATATTGGAGAAGGTACTCTGCCCCACGGAGAACGCGCCCTACATTTTCACGAACGTTAACTCGAAATTTTTCCGGATGACCGGCAGGCAAGATGGAATTGTGCCTAGACAGCATAATAGCATACTCAGTAGTGATTGA